The window TGCTGGCTGCTTCTCAAAAAATCTTAAAAGACAATAATAAACCGGCGGCTCAGGAGTTTTCTAACGGGGAATATGACTACAGAAATCTTTTGAAATTAAAAACAATAGACGCTGTTGTCATTGCTACTCCATGGGAATGGCATCTTACACAGGGGGTAGAAGCCATGCGTGCTAAAAAAATTGTAGGCATGGAGGTTTCCGGAGCCATCAAACTTCAGGACTGCTGGGAATTTGTAAAAGTATATGAAGAAACAAAAGTTCCCATCTTTATGATGGAAAACGTGTGTTACCGAAGAGATATCATGGCCATTTTAAATATGGTCCGCAAGGGAATGTTTGGTGAACTGGTACACGGAAGAGGCGGTTATCAGCACGATCTGAGAGGCGTTCTTTTCAATGACGGGGTTACTCCTTACAATTCCGGTGCTGAGTTCGGAGAAAAGGGATTCAGTGAGGCAAAATGGAGAACGGAACATTATGTGAAACGTAACGGAGAGCTGTATCCTACCCATGGATTAGGTCCTGTTGCGATGATGATGGATATCAACCGAGGAAACCGGTTAACCAGATTATCTTCCTTTTCATCAAAGTCTGTAGGGCTTCATAAATACATCGTTGAACATCCAAAAGGCGGAGAAAACCACCCAAGTGCCAAAGTGAAATTCAATCAGGGAGACATCGTAACCACGCAGATTGCCTGTGCTAATGGAGAAACCATCCTTCTTACTCACGATACGAGTCTACAGCGTCCTTATGACCTGGGCTTCAGAGTTCAGGGTACCGAAGGATTGTGGCAGGACTTCGGATGGGGAGAATTCAACCAGGGGCATATTTATTTTGAAAAAACAATGAACCATACCCACCGTTGGGACAATACAGAAAAATGGATGAAAGAATATGATCATCCAATGTGGAAAAAATTTGAAAATACGGCAGCAGGAGCCGGACATGGCGGAATGGATTTCTTTGTGATGAATACTTTTATAGAATGCATCAAACGGAATATAGAATTCCCGATGGATGTGTATGATCTTGCGTTATGGTATTCAATTACGCCATTGAGTGAAGAGTCTATTGCCAAAGGAGGTCAGGTGGTTGAAATCCCTGATTTCACCAATGGAAAATGGAAAACCCGTCAACCTGTATTTGGAATGACCGATGAGTTCTAAAAAAACCTTACTTATATTAGCAGGCGGCTTAGGCACCCGGTACAAAGGACTCAAGCAGATAGACGGAATACTCAATAACGGCTCTCCTATTCTGGAATATTCTATCTTTGATGCACTGGAAGCCGGTTTTCAAAAAATAGTGATTATCGTTAACAGGCTGATTCCTGAAAGTTATATCGGGAGACTCAACAGCATCTCAAAAGTTAAAAACTTTGAGCTGCACTGGGTGTATCAGGAGATGGACAGCATTCCTATTTCACTGGAAGGTTTTGATTATCCTGACCGTGAGAAGCCATGGGGAACTGCCCATGCGGTTCTTTGCGCCAAATATTCAATACAGGAACCATTTGTCATGATCAATGCGGATGATTTCTATGGAAAAGAAGCGTATCAGCTTGCTGCCCATGAAATTAACCATCATCATATCTCTGATACCCAATTGGGGATGATTGCTTATCCCGTAGGAACTACATTGAGCGGAAATGGCGCCGTAGCAAGAGGAATCTGTACGCTGGATGCTGAAAATTATCTGATCAGAGTAGTGGAACAGACATCCATTCAACGGATAAACAATTCTATCGTATATATTGAAAACGGAGAGAATATAAAACTGGATCCGGAAGCCTTGGTATCCATGAATTTTTTTATTTTCCATCCTCATATTTTCTGTTACCTGGAAGCTTATTTTTATGATTTCATTGAATCTGATCCGCTTCCGAATCAGGAGTTCTATATTCCTTCAGCAGTACAGAGAATGATAGACGAAAACAGAGTAAAAGTACAGGTAAAAGCCTCTCCTTCCCAATGGATGGGAGTTACCTATGCAGATGACAAAAAGGAAATTAAAGATTTTCTGAGTTCAGAGATAAAAAACAACAGATATCCTGAAGATTTATGGAGGTAAATGAGATTGTGAATGCGTTTATCGGTACAAATAATTATAAGCTCACCCCAATTACCGATGGTTTAATTAATACAACTTATCTTCTGGAAGATCAAGACCAGGAGAAAAAATTTATCCTCCAGAAAATCAACAGCCATGTATTTAAGCAGCCCGAAGTAATTGTCAATAATCATCTGATGATCAATGAAATGCTCAGGACCAATGATTATCATTTTCAAATTATTGAACCTATCCCCTCTCTAGACCATAAATTGTTGGTAGAAGATGTAAACGGCCAGCCATGGCGCATGCTGAGCTTCATAGAAAACAGTGTGACCTTTCTTACAGTTCCTTCTTTGCAGACCGCTTTTGAGGCGGCTAAAACCTTCAGCTGTTTCCTTGCTACCGTCAATACTGAAAAACTACCTGCTATTGAAGATTCTCTTCCTAATTTTCTTAATTTTGAGAAGAGAATTACCGATTATAAAACGGCACTCAAAGATGCCCAACCTCACTTAAAAGAAAATGCAAAAGCTGAAATAGAGCTCACCAATCAGCTCCTTTCCTTGCCAGATCAATGGATTCACATGGAGAAGAACAATCAGATTCCGAAGAGAATTATCCATGCGGATGTAAAAATCAGCAATATTCTTTTCGATCAAAATCATAAACCGCTGGCGGTGATTGATCTGGATACCATGATGATGGCTCCTGTTTTATATGATTTTGGAACAATGATCCAGTCTTATACCAATACAACGAAAGAAGACGACGGAAAAGCTGTAAACAATTTCAATCCCGAAATGTATAAGGTGGTAAAAGAGGGGTTTTTGTTTTATTTAAAGGAAAAACTGACGCCGGAAGAATCTGAAAATCTTGATTATGCCGCACAGGTCGCCATTTATATTCAGGAACTTCGTTTTTTAACGGATTACCTGAATGGCAGTACTTACTATTCTATCACCCATTCTGAGCACAATCTGGATAGAACCAAAAACCAGCTGGAGCTGTTAAAGGGGTTGAGGGAATACTTGGGAGCAAATGAGTTTGAGAGTCGGAGGGCTTGAGGGTTAGAGAGTTTATTTCGTAAGCGCATAGATTCCTGCGGAATGACAAGGTGTACGGATAAATAAAGTGTGTAGTTTGTCCATTCCGAAGGAATCTAAACTCTCTTTCAAGGATTAAACACTTGGAATGACAAGGTGTATGGATAAATAAAGTGCGAAGTTTGTCCATTCTGAAGGAATCTAAACTCTTTTTCAAGGATTAAACACTAGAAATGACAAGGTGTACGGATAAATAAAGTGCGAAGTTTGTCCATTCCGAAGGAATCTAAACTCTCTTTCAAGGATTAAACACCAGGAATGACAAGGTAGATGGATAAATAAAGTGTGTAGTTTGTCCATTCCGAAGAATCTAAACTCTCTTTCAGGGATTAAACACCAGGAATGACAAGGTGGATGGATAAATAAAGTGCGTAGTTTGTCCATTCCGAAGGAATTTAAATTCTCTTTCAAGGATTAAACACCAGGAATGATAAGGTGGATGGATAAATAAAGTGTGTAGTTTGTCCATTCCGAAGAATCTAAATTCTCTTTCAGGGATTAAACACTAGGAATGACAAAGTGTACGGATAAATAAAGTGCCTAGTTTGTCCATTCCGAAGAATCTAAACTCTCTTTCAAGGATTAAACACCAGGAATGACAAGGTGTACGGATAAATAAAGTGCCTAGTTTGTCTTTTCATAAAAAAATTTAAAATTTCAACCGCAAACCCGCATCCCGAAAACTCGAAACCTCGAAACCTCGAAAGCTAAATCTCGTAACCACTCTAAAACTCTCCCATTCTCAAACCCTCAAACTCTCCCACTCAACAACCCGCATCCCGAAAACTCTAAAACCCTCCGCCTCTCAAACTTTCTCAAACCAAAAACTCCAAAATCCTCTTCCATTCCTCCAGCTTTGTTTCAAAAGAAACGGTATGAAGCGGACTGGTAGAAGGCAATAAAAAAATGGGCAGTTTATAATCTTTCCCGAGCAGTTTCTGTACGTTTTTGTAGGATTTTCCGCCGTTGCAGAAAATGGCTTTGATATTTGGATGTTGCTCGAGCAGCTCAGCAATCTGATTGGCTTCTTCATTTCTGATTTCAGAATCAAGGCTTCCTTTTCTCTCACAGGAATCGATAACATCCCACAAGGCAATCCGATGTTTCTTTATGGTCTGCATTCTTTGGGTATAATCTTCGGTAAATTCTTCGTTCAGCAGTTCAAAAATAATTTTCCAGAATTTGTTTTGCGGATGCGCATAATATTGCTGTTTTTCCAGTGATTTCACACCGGGAATTGATCCTAAAATTAAAATTTCAGAGTGAGCATCAATAATGGGAGGAAATGAAGAAATACGGTTTTGCATCATCAAATATAAAGATTTTATTTCTTGCAGATGAGGAAGCTGGAAGCTGGGAGTTTGAAGAAAGAAGTTATTGAGGTTTGGCTAAAGCAATAGGGTTTTTGGGCATAAAAAAACGGGCTTCCTTCGTCTACGCTCAGGATAATAGCCCGTTTCTATTGATTTTTTATATTTTTCCTTACAAAGTTTCCTTCAGCCAGTCGAAGAATTCTCTCTGCCATACCAATCCGTTTTGCGGATGAAGTACCCAGTGGTTTTCGTTCGGGAAATACACCAGCTTAGATTTCAGTCCTCTTAGTTTTGCAGCCTGGAAAGCTTCCTGCCCCTGCTCATAAGGAACACGGAAATCAATTCCGCCCTGAACAATCATGATAGGCTTGTTCCATTTATCAACGAAGTTACTTGGATTGAACTCTGTATACGCTTTTGGCTGTGGTTTTTCCCATGGAGAACCAAGATCCCAGTTCGCAAACCAAAGTTCTTCTGTTGTCAGATACCAGGATTTCATATCAAACAGTCCGTCATGCGCGATGAATGTTTTGAATCTGTTTTCATGAATTCCCGCCAGCATAAATACGCTGTATCCTCCGTAGCTGGCCCCTACCGCTGCTACCCTTTCACCATCTACGTATGGTAAAGTTTTTGCAAAATCAGTTGCTGCCAGATAATCTCTCATAGGCTGTCCGCCCCAGTCTCTTGAAATTTCTTCGTTCCATTTTGTTCCCCAGCCCGGCATACCTCTTCTGTTGGGAGCCACTACGATATAATCATTCGCCGTCATTAGGGCAAAATTCCATCGTACGCTGAAAAACTGAGTAAGCGCAGACTGCGGTCCACCCTGGCAGTACACCAAAGTAGGATATTTTTTGTTCGGGTCAAAGTTAGGTGGATAATGGAACCATACTCCCATTTCTTTGCCATCCGAAGTTTTCACCATTTTAAGCTCAGATTTCCCTTGAGCTAACTTGGCATAGGTTTCTTTGTTTGCTTCAGTCACCTGCTTCATTTCTCCGTTTTTAACATTGACGGAGAATAGCTCTGTAGCATGGTTCACGTCTGTTCTTCCAACCAAAAGGGAAGATTTATTGTCTGTGAAGATTTCATTTACATCAAAATCTCCTTTGGTGATCTGCTGTACTTTTGCTGATTTTGAATCCAGCGAGAAAAGCTGTTTTGTTCCTCTGAATGCTGCCGTGAAGTAAATTGTCTTTGAATCTGCTCCCCAGAATACATCGCCGGAAACACTTTCGTCCCATCCTGATGTAAGATTGGTGGTTTTTCCGGACTTCCAGTCAAGAATTTTTACGTCATTTTTATCGGCTTCATATCCGTCTCTGGCCATACTCTGCCAGATCAGGGATTTTCCGTCCGGGCTGAATTTTGGGTTAACATCATATCCTTTGTTTGATTCTGTAAGGTTTTTAGTTGTTCCTGCTGCCAGATCGTAAGCAAAGATATCGGTATTGGTGCTTGTGGCATACTCTTTACCGCTTTTTGGTTTTGTAACATAAAGAAGCTGCGCAGAATCCGGGCTCCAGATAAAATCTTCAGCACCTCCGAAAGGTCTCTGAGGAGAATCCCAGGTTTTTCCTTCCAAAAGATCTTTAGCTCCCTCTGCTTTATCAGAAGTATTCACTACAAATACGTGATTGTATTTTCCTTCATTGAAATAATCCCAGTGTCTGTGGTTAAGGTCTGTATAAACCTGAGCCGTAGTTTTAGGCGTATCACTGAATTTATCTTTCCCCATCACTTTTTCTACCAATACCTGCTTACTGAAAGCAATTTTCTTCCCATCCGGAGAAATAACGATATTGTCTGCTTCCCCAATGGTATAAAATTCTGTCCAGGTTTTTCCGGCATCTTTAGAAAGATAGATTTTGTCTCCTTCCTGAGCATAGATTCCGTTTTTATCCCACTGAATCAGGGCTTTTTTACCGAAATCTATTTTGGAAGACTGGTTATTAAGAACATTGAGAAAATAGTTCTCGTTTTTTGTTTTCTCTGTTTTCAGATCTACCTGTCCCACTTTATAGATAAGAGAACCCTGATCCGGTGAAACAGCCTGTACCCCAACTTTTTTCAAAGTCCAAAGAATTTCAGGCGTCATTACTTGTTGTGCATTCATTAAAAGCGGAGCTGCCAAAGCCAGCAGACTGTACTTAAGTTTCATATGTTGATATTCATTTTTAACGGATCTATGAAATCTTAGCAATTTCATGAGATCCTTTTATTAAATTCAAAGATTGCCAAAGTTAATATTTAAAATAAAAACGGACGAAAGAATTAACATTAAAATTCTTTTTTAATGGAAAAGCTTTCTCGGAAAAATACAGAACTTTTACATGTGCACATTTTCTGTTTGCTTTTATTCCAAGTTTACAGAGCCGCATCTCTTTCCCTGAAAAAAGAATAGGCTGCCCAAACGGACAGCCTATTGATGAGAGTGTTATTTATATTTTAATCTCCGTCTGAGAACATTGAGTTCGCAAGGGAGGTCACAATTGACAATAATATACTGAAGATAAATGCCCACCAGAAACCATCTACTACCATGCTGTCTATAAAATAGTCTGCAATCAGGATGATTCCGGCATTAATCACCAAAGCAAAAAATCCTAAAGTAAGGATGGTCAGGGGAAGTCCAAACAGGCTCAAAATAGGCTTTACAAATATGTTAAGTACGCCCAGCACAATGGCAAAGATGATGGCTGTAGAAAATCCTTCAAACTGTACTCCCGGTAAGATTTTAGTTAAAAGATAAGCAACAATTGCCGTTATCAATAATCGGATAATTAAGTTCATAGAGTTATTTTTTAATGTTGATGGAGTGTAAGGAGCAAAAGCTATTCCAATCCGGAAAAAATAATGCTTCCCAACCCTTTATTAAAGGAATATTCTGTCTTTTATTTCCCTTACTCTCTTATTTTATTTTCATCATGGTTACTAATGAAGTTGCTGCATGACTTTCAGCATCAGAACCTTCGGTCTGAACATAGATTTCGGTTCTCACCACAATAATTTTACCTCCGCCTTTGATGACATAAGATTTGGAGACCAGCGCATCACCCACGGCGGGCCGAAGATAATTCACTTTCAGCTCAACGGTCACTACATAACAGTCTTCCGGATAATGGCTCACGGCTGCATATCCTGAAGAAACATCTACCAAAGAGGCGATCATTGCGCCGTTGAACATTCCAGCTTTTCTGGTCATCATTTCCATTTTAGGAATCTTCATGGATATAAAACCGGTTTCTACTTCCAGCAGTTCTGCTTTATAGAACTGCAGGGTTTCCGAGCGGCCGAAGCTGTCTGTAATGAGTTTCTTTTTTTCTGGTGTCATGAATTTTATTTTAAACAAAGGTAAGCGCTGCGGAGTTTTCTGATCTCAACAATCTTAAAAATTTTGATAAAAAACCGTTTCATCCCTCATGAAACGGTTAAAATCAGGTTTTGAAACCTGCTTACACAACAAGTGTTAATTTTTCTGATGAATCTGATGCTTTCAGATGGTGGTCTTCTTTAATCATATCGGCTGCTTTTTCACCAATCATGATGGTAGGAGCATTGGTATTTCCGGAAACAACATCCGGCATAATGGATGCATCAGCTACCCTTAATCCTTTTATTCCATATACTTTCAGCCTTGGATCCACTACAGACTGGCTGTCGGTTCCCATTTTACAGGTTCCGGTCATATGGTGGTAAGTGGAACATGATTTTTTGATATAATCAATGACTTCTTCTTTTGTTTTTCCTTCTCCGGGATAGATTTCACCGTCATTCCATTCTTTCATGGCTTCTGTTCTTCCCATTTCACGGCATATTTCTACGCATTGATACAATGCTTCCAGATCAGATTCTTCGGAAAGATACATGGGGTTGATTTCTGGTAATGCAGAGGGATCAGAAGATGTCAGTTTAATGTATCCTTTACTGGCAGGTCTTATGAATCCTGCGCAGAAAGTAAAAGCCTTTTCCGGCCCGGTAAATCCAGGGCTGTAGTAAGGAAGTCCCATGAACAAAGGCTGAAGATCCGGGAACGCCATTTCTTCTTTGCTTTTCCAGAATAACTGGGCTTCCAGCAGATTGGCCTGCGGGGCCGGGATTTCTTTTTTGGCTTTAAAAATAACACTGGTCAAAAGGTGATCCTGAAGATTTTTCCCGACTCCTTTCAAGTCTTTTACCACCGAAATTCCTACAGATTCCAGCTCTTGTTTGTCACCAATACCGGAGAGCATCAGAAGTTTGGCAGATTCTATTGTTCCACAGGATACAATGACTTCTTTTTCAGCTTCTGCCTGTATTAATTCACCTTCTTTCAGATACTGAACTCCTGTGCATTCATTCCCCTCAAAAATTAATTTCTGAGCCAGCGCATTGGTATGAATATGCAGATTGGCACGCGATTTCACGGGATCCAGGAATGCTTTAGCTGTTGAGCATCTCTTTCCGTCTTTTCCTGCGGTCAGATGGTTAAGACCAGCACCCCAGATTTCTTTGTTGAAGTCATCTGTCAGAGGGTACCCCAATTCTTTACAGGCTTCCACAGCGCTTATGGAAATAGCATTCGGATGTTTGATACGGCTCACAAAAAGTGGTCCTTCCCCTCCATGAATGTCATCTCCACCATCTTCGTGGGTTTCAGATTTTTTAAAGTAAGGCAGAACACTATTCCAGTCCCAGCCCACACATCCTTTATAAGCCCAATTATCATAGTCCTGCTGATGTCCTCTGATGTAGATCAATCCGTTAATAGAGCTTGAACCACCCAATGTCTTACCACGGGGCCAATATCTGGTATTTCCTCCTGCATGTTCCTGCGCTACGGTATGATATGCCCAATCTCTTTCTGTATTCCATACGGCGGGCCAGCCAGCCGGTTCCTGTACTTCAGCAACTTTATCATCGGGACCAGCCTCCAGTAGAAGTACATTTATATTTTCGTTCTCACTTAATCTATTGGCAATTACAGCTCCTGCCGAACCGGATCCGACAATTATAAAATCGTATTTCATGTGTTTTTTATTTGTTTTATTTTTTGATGCTGATTACTTTAGGAACTGTGACAGCTTTGAGCCCTTCAATTCCGAATTCTACTCCATAGCCGGATTGTTTTACTCCTCCAAACGGTACAAACGGGTTAATGGCTCCATGCTGATTGATCCATACGGTTCCTGCTTCCAGTTGTGCCGCTACTTTCTGAGCTTCCTCAAGATCATCACTCCAAACTGATGCTCCAAGCCCGTTTTCTGAGTCATTGGCCTTGCTGACGGCTTCTTCCAGTGTTTTGTATGTAATGATGGGCAATACCGGTCCAAACTGCTCTTCGTCTACAATCCTATCTCCGTTATCTACATTTCCTATTAAGGTTACAGGAATGAAGTATCCTTCCAGATCAGGTTTTTGTCCTGTGAATATAAAGTCAGCGCCAATGTTTTCAGAAACACGGATCAGATCCTGAATTTTGTCGTACTGCATTTTATTCTGAACCGGCCCCAGCACACTGGATTCATCTGCGCCGTTCCCCATTGGAATATTTGAGGAGTAATCTGCCAAAGCCTGAATTACTTTTTCATAATCATTTTCATGAACGTACAATCTTTTTAAACAGGCACAGGTTTGTCCCATATTCAGGAACGCTCCCCAGAAGATGCTGTCAATATGTTTTGCCACATCAAGTCCGGGTAAAATAATCCCGGCATCGTTTCCTCCGCATTCCAGGGTTAAACGTGCCATATTTTTAACGGAAGCTTCAATCACTTTTTTTCCTGTAGCAATGGATCCTGTGAACATAATCTTCCCAATTTCAGGGTGTGAGGTAAGATAACTTCCTACTTCTCCTCTGCCGGTAACGATCTGGAGAATGTCTTCAGGAAGTACACTATTGATCACTTTTATCAATTCCACACTACAATATGTGGTATATTCTGAGGGTTTGATAATCACTGCATTTCCCATCCTGAGTGAAGGGATAATCTGCCAGATGGCAATCATCAGAGGCCAGTTCCACGGGGCTATAGCCGCTACGATGCCAATGGGGTTTCTATAGAGAATATCTTTTCTGGTTTCATCTTCAAACACAACTTCTTCAGGGAGCTCCAGTGATGCCGGAACCTGGGTCCAGCCTACACAGGCCTGCATTTCAAAATTGGCACCGGGACCATTAAGCGGCTTTCCCTGCTCACGGGTAATCCATTCTGCGAGATGCTTTGAATTTTGCTGTAAAGCTTCCGCCACTTTTAATAAAATTTCTTTTCTTTCTGCATCCGGTCTTGCTGACCATTGTTTTTGGGCTTTTTTTGCTTTTTCAATTTGGGCATCAATCTCTTCACGGGGAGTATCTTTAACTTCTCCTATAACTTCTAAAGTAGAGGGATTCAAAGATAAAAATGTGGTACCCGGAGTATGAATTTCTTTGCTTACTGATATATTTTCCATTGTTATAATTTATTTTGTATTTTTCGTCATTCGAAATTGGCGATAACATGATATAAATCATTTACCTATTCTCCATTTTTTTTAACCTAAACTCTATCTATCATGGAAAAGATCGAAGAAAGAACTGTTTTGAGCATTCCTTTTGGTGAACTGAATGTATTTGAAACGAATGTAGTTTGTCATGATTTTCCTTTCTTTTTTGAAAAGCCAGTCATCACGCTTATGCTGAGCGGCAATAAGATCATCCGCAGTGAGGATGAGACTTTTGAGTTTAATGAAAGAAGTGTATTTATCCCGCCCTGCAATAAGGAGCTGAGCATAGACATCCATCCTGTTCTCAAAGAACCTACCAAATGCCTTGTACTGAATATTGAGCAGGAATATATAGACAGTGTATTCTCTGAAGTAATTGAAAACTGGCATCCGGACTGGGACAGAACAGGAATTATGATGAAAGAAAATGCAGTGAAAAAGTTTGTAAGTTCAGATGAATCTTTATGGAGAAGCCTTACCAATCTTTATAACAGAAGAATAGACAGAAATCTTCACGGTACCTCAGATTTTCTCTTAAGCCTAAGCCTGAAGGAACTTATTTATGAACTGATGAAAACCAACGCAAAACATATTCTTTTGTATTCTGACAAGACAGGAAACGGGCATAACGGATTGCAGGAGGTGGTTCATTTCATCAAAAACAATTATAAAGAGCCCATTACCATCAGGAAACTTGCTATGACTGCAGGAATGAGTGAAGCCAATCTGTTTAAAAAGTTTAAACATTCGTACAACTGTACTCCTGTGGAATATATCATCCAGCTGCGGATAGAGCATGCCAAGCAGCTTCTGATCAGTAATCCTGAAATGGGGATTAAAAATATATGTTTTGAGTCCGGTTTTAATACGCTTGAGTATTTTTATAGAAAATTCACCCAGATTACCGGGAGATCTCCGAAGAAATTTAAAATAGACTGATAAGGGCTGAAAGATGGATTGGAAACAAAAGGACGTAAGTGATTCCAAAGCTCTTTGTTTTAAGACACATGGGGTTTTATCTTCATAAATGGATTATTGCTTTGCATTTACCATGAAAATTCAGTTAACTTTTCCTATTATTGAATTGAGAAACTAAATTCCTCCAGTATGCTGAATGATTACCAAAAACATGAATTGTTTGGGAAAACCCTGATCCAGAAAATTGACCTGAAAGGACCATTCACATATGATTTTCCGGTTGCGGAGCAGGCCTGCTTTCTGTATGTCCTCAGAGGTGGGTTTCACTATAAAACGGATGAACTGGAGTTGAATATTGCATCTCATTATTCGCTGCTTCTTAATTGTATCAGCGCCGGAAAGCATATTCAAAATTCAGCAACAGAGGATCACTGTGAAATTATCATCGTTACTTTTTATCCGGATATTTTGAAAAAAATTTACGACCGTGATCTTCCTTTACTGCTGCAAAAGCCTGCCAATGTTGTTTCGAACTTATCTAATGAGAAAATAAATAATGATTTTCTCATTCAAAAATATGTTGAAGGATTGCTTTTTTACTTCGAAAATCCATCTCTCGTTAATGAAGATATATTAATTCTTAAGCTAAAGGAAATTATGCTGCTGCTGGCTCAGTCACAGAATGCTTCAGCCGTTCAGGTGATCCTTTCACAGCTTTTCTCTCCCACCACCTATTCTTTCAGGCAGATTATTGAGGCGAATTTATTTTCACAGGTAACCATTGAACAGCTTGCAGAACAGAGCAATTTAAGTGTATCCTCCTTCAAAAGGGAATTTACTAAACTTTATAATGATACACCTGCTCATTATATAAGAAATAAAAAGCTGGAAAAAGCTGCCGAATTGCTTTTAATATCTGATGAACGCGTTACTGATATTGCATGGGAATGCGGATTTAACGATCTGGCTACATTTACTAAAAATTTCAGCGATAAATATCATACTACCCCTTCCGGTTACCGGCAGCAACAGAAAGAAAAATAACCGATCGATATTTTTACAGAGTGATATGGACATTTCTTATTTCGATAAGGGGTGTTTTTGTCTGGACCAAAATCTCAAATTATTGAACCAAATCACTCCATCATTTTTGTGATTCTATCGCAAATTTGTACCATCAGTTTCGTAAGACTGAATGGGTATTCATTTAAAATCGTCACCATATGAATTTATCAATTTTAGGAATTTTTCATACTATTATCGGCATCACAGCGCTTGTGGGTGCTATTACAGGTTTTATCAGATATGGTAAAATTAATCTTTATCAGCTGTCCGGAAAGGTATATTTTTATGCTACTGCCCTTACATCGCTTACCGCATTAGGTATCTCAAAACATGGAGGGTTCAATGCAGGACATGTATTTTCTTTATTGATCATCGTGCTGATCTCGGTTGCTTATTTTCTTTTCGCCAATAAAAAAGAGGCCGGAAAAGCACGGTATTTCGAGAATTTCCTGTTGTCTTTCAGTTTTTTTCTGTCGCTTGTTCCAACCATTAATGAGACATTTACCCGGGTTCCGATCGGGCATCCTTTGGCAAAAGATATTAAGGATCCGACTATAGGACAGACTCTTCTTGTTATTTTTCTGCTTTTTATTGCCGGATCAATCTTTCAGTTTATAAAGCAGAAAAGAGTGAATGCGGGAATTTCAGCATGATAATACATTCAGAAAAGCAGTGCAACCACCCCGTCAAAATTTTTTTGAATTTTTGTCCCCCTCCACTGGAGGGGAATTTTTACGTCTTCAGTTGGTTATTGGTGAACGATTTTAAAGTTCAGAAATAAGGGTAAATTCCTGCGGACTGACCAATACAACGCTCGGTTTATCCACACAGATTATCATTCCGCAGGAATCTCCAAATGGGTTTTATTGGAAAATGC of the Chryseobacterium aureum genome contains:
- a CDS encoding Gfo/Idh/MocA family protein, producing the protein MDNSNSRRNFLKTAALASFGALVLPNSLFAYSNDFKTDKKVRVGFIGVGLRGQEHVKLLAKRNDVEIVAFADPEKRMLAASQKILKDNNKPAAQEFSNGEYDYRNLLKLKTIDAVVIATPWEWHLTQGVEAMRAKKIVGMEVSGAIKLQDCWEFVKVYEETKVPIFMMENVCYRRDIMAILNMVRKGMFGELVHGRGGYQHDLRGVLFNDGVTPYNSGAEFGEKGFSEAKWRTEHYVKRNGELYPTHGLGPVAMMMDINRGNRLTRLSSFSSKSVGLHKYIVEHPKGGENHPSAKVKFNQGDIVTTQIACANGETILLTHDTSLQRPYDLGFRVQGTEGLWQDFGWGEFNQGHIYFEKTMNHTHRWDNTEKWMKEYDHPMWKKFENTAAGAGHGGMDFFVMNTFIECIKRNIEFPMDVYDLALWYSITPLSEESIAKGGQVVEIPDFTNGKWKTRQPVFGMTDEF
- a CDS encoding nucleotidyltransferase family protein codes for the protein MSSKKTLLILAGGLGTRYKGLKQIDGILNNGSPILEYSIFDALEAGFQKIVIIVNRLIPESYIGRLNSISKVKNFELHWVYQEMDSIPISLEGFDYPDREKPWGTAHAVLCAKYSIQEPFVMINADDFYGKEAYQLAAHEINHHHISDTQLGMIAYPVGTTLSGNGAVARGICTLDAENYLIRVVEQTSIQRINNSIVYIENGENIKLDPEALVSMNFFIFHPHIFCYLEAYFYDFIESDPLPNQEFYIPSAVQRMIDENRVKVQVKASPSQWMGVTYADDKKEIKDFLSSEIKNNRYPEDLWR
- a CDS encoding phosphotransferase enzyme family protein, with protein sequence MEVNEIVNAFIGTNNYKLTPITDGLINTTYLLEDQDQEKKFILQKINSHVFKQPEVIVNNHLMINEMLRTNDYHFQIIEPIPSLDHKLLVEDVNGQPWRMLSFIENSVTFLTVPSLQTAFEAAKTFSCFLATVNTEKLPAIEDSLPNFLNFEKRITDYKTALKDAQPHLKENAKAEIELTNQLLSLPDQWIHMEKNNQIPKRIIHADVKISNILFDQNHKPLAVIDLDTMMMAPVLYDFGTMIQSYTNTTKEDDGKAVNNFNPEMYKVVKEGFLFYLKEKLTPEESENLDYAAQVAIYIQELRFLTDYLNGSTYYSITHSEHNLDRTKNQLELLKGLREYLGANEFESRRA
- a CDS encoding DNA-deoxyinosine glycosylase translates to MQNRISSFPPIIDAHSEILILGSIPGVKSLEKQQYYAHPQNKFWKIIFELLNEEFTEDYTQRMQTIKKHRIALWDVIDSCERKGSLDSEIRNEEANQIAELLEQHPNIKAIFCNGGKSYKNVQKLLGKDYKLPIFLLPSTSPLHTVSFETKLEEWKRILEFLV
- a CDS encoding S9 family peptidase; translation: MKLKYSLLALAAPLLMNAQQVMTPEILWTLKKVGVQAVSPDQGSLIYKVGQVDLKTEKTKNENYFLNVLNNQSSKIDFGKKALIQWDKNGIYAQEGDKIYLSKDAGKTWTEFYTIGEADNIVISPDGKKIAFSKQVLVEKVMGKDKFSDTPKTTAQVYTDLNHRHWDYFNEGKYNHVFVVNTSDKAEGAKDLLEGKTWDSPQRPFGGAEDFIWSPDSAQLLYVTKPKSGKEYATSTNTDIFAYDLAAGTTKNLTESNKGYDVNPKFSPDGKSLIWQSMARDGYEADKNDVKILDWKSGKTTNLTSGWDESVSGDVFWGADSKTIYFTAAFRGTKQLFSLDSKSAKVQQITKGDFDVNEIFTDNKSSLLVGRTDVNHATELFSVNVKNGEMKQVTEANKETYAKLAQGKSELKMVKTSDGKEMGVWFHYPPNFDPNKKYPTLVYCQGGPQSALTQFFSVRWNFALMTANDYIVVAPNRRGMPGWGTKWNEEISRDWGGQPMRDYLAATDFAKTLPYVDGERVAAVGASYGGYSVFMLAGIHENRFKTFIAHDGLFDMKSWYLTTEELWFANWDLGSPWEKPQPKAYTEFNPSNFVDKWNKPIMIVQGGIDFRVPYEQGQEAFQAAKLRGLKSKLVYFPNENHWVLHPQNGLVWQREFFDWLKETL
- a CDS encoding phage holin family protein, yielding MNLIIRLLITAIVAYLLTKILPGVQFEGFSTAIIFAIVLGVLNIFVKPILSLFGLPLTILTLGFFALVINAGIILIADYFIDSMVVDGFWWAFIFSILLSIVTSLANSMFSDGD